In the genome of Fusarium poae strain DAOMC 252244 chromosome 1, whole genome shotgun sequence, the window CGCCCAGTTTCAcgaaaagaggaaaaagacgatgaagcaAAACGCAACGAAGCTGCCCATGATAATGCCATCCCTCCTCTTCTTAGCCGATATCCTTCCAATCAGCGTGTTAATCCCGGGCACTTGGCTTGCTGCGTGTGTGATCCTCCTGTTGATGCTTGCCAATGTTTCGCGCTGCAGGTTGAAGCTGTCATTGACAGCATACGCCTGGCTAAGCACGTTGTCGGCCATGCTGTTACTGTTATCGATGCGATTCCGCTCCTGCAACATGTAATCGGCCTCGGCAGCTTCGGGGTTGTTCTGACGGTATTGGTCGATATCCGACTGGACGTTGGACAAAAGGTTCGCACGATTACGAGCCTCTTGTAGATTTGAGCATAGTTGGATTAAATTCTTCTTGTGATCAGCGAGCTTCCTTTGGAAAGTGTTGAGATTTTTCTGTTTTATGGCGGAGGAGGTAAGAGCGGCTTCAGAATCAAGCAGTCGGACGAGTTTGCTAATGACATCCTCACGCTGAAGGGAGTTAGTAAAGAACATGTGAGCGCGGAGTATCAGTGTGCACCTTTTCTAATAACTCCTCCAACTTCGTCTCTGTCTCGCGTTCTTTTTCTGTGGGCTTGGGTGGGATATTAGGAGCTGCTGCGAATCGCGAATACGTATGGAACAAGTTCTCCGTCTAAGTAAAGGCGACGTCAGCTTGTAATTCGGCGCATGATGTCGTTCGATGTACCTGTTTTTCTAGATTTCGAGCTTGTTGCATTAGACTAGTCCAGCTTACAGATCCCGAAGGTGCAGACATTGTGTTTGGTGTATACAATGTTCTGATGACTGCGTTGTGATGTGCTTGCGCAAGCTTGAATTAATCTACAATCTACCAACTCATGATCAACTCCCTGACGACAGATGGACCAAGCCCGACACCTGGTCCGATTGATGGCAGAATTTCACACCGCCTGCATTAGCGCTACAAGGCAGTCACCTGAATAGACACGTGATCTCCCAGAAAAACAAAACGGAAGGAAAAACCTAGCAAGCCCACCTGCCAATCAAAAATTTCAAATTCTTCTGCACCTTCTCCACCTCGAGTTCTTGCAAGCCCTAATTTTCGAACGCACCTTCTCGGCAAACTTCTCTAAATCGATCTATCGCGACACGGACGGTGACAGGTCGAGGCTGATATTTTGACAAAACACTCGTCGACACACTTCGCACACCACTTCGAAGCTATTCAAGATGGTGAGTACGAACATTCCACACCCTTGTTGTTACGGCAGACGTCGACTGCGTATTGTCGATGTTTCGCGCGGCCATAGAGTCCTTTCGAGCATTCATTCCATCGACCAAACGTACACATACACAATCCACAATCCACGAGCGTCATCACACAACTCAACCCGAGTCTCGGCCATGATTTCGATAGCACAATTCACGCAAGAAAACAATACGGCTTGGACAAATCGCTGACAGGTTGCAGTCGTCGGGCAAGGTTAAGGCTGGAGAGCTCTGGAACAAGTCCAAGGATGATTTGACAAAGCAGCTCGGTGAGCTCAAGACCGAGCTTGGTCAGCTTCGCATTCAGAAGGTCGCTTCTTCCGGCTCCAAGCTGAACAGAATGTGAGCATATTCCCATCTCCGCGGTTTTGTTGTAGAAGCAGGAGACCGCCAAAAAGTTGTGCCCCACTAACGCAATTTCGAATAGCCACGATATCCGCAAGTCGATCGCTCGTGTCCTGACCGTCATCAACGCCAAGCAAAGGGCTCAGCTCCGTCTGttctacaagaacaagaagtaCGCTCCCCTCGACCTCCGTGCCAAGCAGACCCGTGCCATCCGCCGCCGCCTATCACCCGATGAGAAGTCCCGCGTGCTcgagaagaccaagaagcGCACTGTCCACTTCCCTCAGCGCAAGTTCGCCATCAAGGTACGATGAACAAATGCTGTGCCAGGAATCTTAAGTTCCTCTCTCACAGCAATACCCACGCCTCAAGATCAACCTACTGACAATTCACCCAGGCTTAAGTTAAAAATGCTGGTAGTTCTTGGCGTGTGACGGACACTGGGTAGAAGGGAAACGGGGTATGGAGGGCGTCGCGTGCTTTTTCTTTGAAAAAACTTCGAAATCTGCATCGCATGGCTCAGGGAATCTCGGTCTGACTTGTACTTATTTCCCGGTTTGGGCCTCGATCTGGGACGGGATATGTCCACAATGGGCTGCCCGTAGGCAGTCTTAAAAAACAAAAATGAGGTCATGATCAACAAGTCCTTGTAAGATACGCGAGAGCAgtgatggtgatgttttGAATCCATATCATAGGAGGTAGCCAGCCATTGAGTTGCACAGCATCCTCGGGTGCACTTTCCAATTGAACAACAGCGAACAAACTTTGGTGCCTTACGAACCTGCAATTGGCAAGGCATAAACTTGCATCCATAAGAGACGGCTGAGATTATGTGACGCCTAATCCAAGGTTCTTTATCCATGCTTCAATTGAAAAAAAACCCTTTCGCCATACCAAAATCTTTCCTCACGGCTCGGCCTTTTTCGGTTGGTTTATTAGGGGTTGCCTCAGATCGGTTCAACCGGAATCACCCCACCATAACCCCAACGGTATCCTTCCAGGCAAAAGTGATGTAAATAAAACTCGGCCGAGCCATTTACGACAGTTTTCATCAATTTTCATCTTTCCGGGTAACGCTTTGAGTCCTGGCTCATTTATCGGTTTCGTCTCTTCCTCAGAGACTTCCCTCCGGACTGGTTCAACGTAGATCTTTCAGACGATCAATCATATCGGCAtgtaaaaagaagaagaccccgCAACAGCGACAGAGTTCAATCCGATTTTCTACGGAT includes:
- a CDS encoding hypothetical protein (TransMembrane:1 (i210-227o)~BUSCO:50198at5125); translation: MSAPSGSVSWTSLMQQARNLEKQTENLFHTYSRFAAAPNIPPKPTEKERETETKLEELLEKREDVISKLVRLLDSEAALTSSAIKQKNLNTFQRKLADHKKNLIQLCSNLQEARNRANLLSNVQSDIDQYRQNNPEAAEADYMLQERNRIDNSNSMADNVLSQAYAVNDSFNLQRETLASINRRITHAASQVPGINTLIGRISAKKRRDGIIMGSFVAFCFIVFFLFS
- the RPL35 gene encoding 60S ribosomal protein L35 (BUSCO:56583at5125), which translates into the protein MSSGKVKAGELWNKSKDDLTKQLGELKTELGQLRIQKVASSGSKLNRIHDIRKSIARVLTVINAKQRAQLRLFYKNKKYAPLDLRAKQTRAIRRRLSPDEKSRVLEKTKKRTVHFPQRKFAIKA